In the Flavisolibacter tropicus genome, one interval contains:
- a CDS encoding ABC transporter ATP-binding protein gives MQPLLQIIDLSIDFFSESGTTHAVKNLSLSVNRGEIVALVGESGSGKSVTSLSILQLIPAPPVRYTSGTILFTEKENSIDILKLQQKELQALRGHKIAMIFQEPMTSLNPVMTCGKQVAEALLQHKQLTKEAAKQKVIEWFAKVKLPNPEAMYHRYPHQLSGGQKQRVMIAMAMCCEPSLLICDEPTTALDVTVQKTILELIKELQQEQNMGVIFITHDLGVVAEIADRVAILYKGDLVEQGKTKDIFTSAKHPYTKALIACRPALHPKGERLPIVSDFLENKIVSENKQEKEAKKQADEVLVSVKNLLVQFPTHTNLFGKVTRYYTAVDHVSLDIKKGETVGLVGESGCGKTTLGRTLLRLIDPTSGQITYDGTDITKLTKQQLKDLRQQVQLVFQDPYSSLNPRLTIGAALAEPMAVTGLEPNKKEQQKRVAELLDRVNLPSAVARRYPHEFSGGQRQRIVIARALALNPTFLVCDESVSALDVSVQAQVLNLLNDLKKDLGLTMLFISHDLSVVRYMSDRIMVMNKGQIIETGNAEDVYHHPQSEYTQRLLAAIPKVKAY, from the coding sequence ATGCAGCCACTGTTACAAATAATAGATCTGTCCATTGACTTTTTTTCTGAGAGCGGAACAACTCACGCTGTTAAGAACCTTTCGCTTTCTGTTAATCGCGGTGAAATTGTAGCCCTGGTAGGCGAATCAGGCTCTGGCAAATCTGTTACCTCTTTATCCATTTTACAATTAATACCTGCACCACCGGTACGATATACAAGTGGCACTATTTTATTTACAGAAAAGGAGAATAGCATTGACATTTTAAAGCTGCAGCAAAAAGAATTACAGGCCTTGAGAGGACACAAAATTGCCATGATCTTCCAAGAGCCCATGACTTCGCTAAACCCTGTGATGACATGTGGCAAGCAAGTGGCAGAAGCGCTCCTGCAACACAAGCAACTTACAAAAGAAGCAGCCAAGCAAAAGGTAATTGAGTGGTTTGCTAAAGTTAAATTGCCCAACCCTGAGGCCATGTATCACCGCTATCCACACCAGCTTAGTGGAGGCCAAAAACAGCGGGTAATGATTGCTATGGCCATGTGCTGTGAGCCTTCATTATTGATTTGTGATGAACCTACTACTGCACTGGATGTAACAGTACAAAAGACGATCCTGGAATTGATCAAAGAGTTACAGCAGGAACAAAACATGGGAGTAATTTTCATCACCCATGATTTAGGTGTAGTGGCAGAAATTGCCGACCGCGTAGCTATTCTTTACAAAGGCGACCTGGTAGAACAAGGAAAGACAAAAGACATTTTCACCTCGGCAAAACACCCATATACCAAAGCATTGATCGCCTGCCGGCCTGCTTTACATCCAAAAGGTGAGCGACTACCTATCGTAAGCGACTTTTTAGAAAATAAGATCGTATCAGAAAATAAACAAGAGAAAGAAGCTAAAAAACAAGCTGATGAAGTATTAGTATCGGTTAAAAACCTATTAGTACAGTTTCCCACACACACCAACCTGTTTGGCAAGGTAACCCGTTATTATACGGCTGTAGATCATGTAAGCTTAGATATTAAGAAAGGAGAAACAGTAGGATTGGTAGGCGAAAGCGGCTGTGGCAAAACGACACTAGGCCGTACACTATTACGTTTAATAGATCCAACTTCTGGCCAAATTACTTACGATGGCACAGACATCACCAAGCTGACCAAACAACAATTAAAAGACCTCCGTCAGCAGGTACAACTAGTATTCCAAGACCCCTATTCTTCTCTGAACCCGCGCCTAACGATTGGTGCTGCGCTGGCAGAACCCATGGCAGTTACCGGCTTAGAACCCAATAAAAAGGAACAACAGAAACGTGTAGCCGAATTGCTGGATCGGGTAAACCTACCATCAGCGGTAGCACGCCGCTATCCACATGAGTTTTCGGGTGGCCAACGGCAACGTATAGTAATAGCACGCGCATTAGCATTAAACCCTACTTTTCTGGTTTGTGATGAATCTGTTTCGGCACTTGATGTAAGTGTACAGGCGCAAGTACTCAATCTGCTAAACGATTTGAAAAAAGACCTGGGACTTACCATGCTATTTATATCTCACGATCTTTCTGTAGTTCGCTATATGAGTGATAGAATAATGGTAATGAACAAAGGCCAGATCATTGAAACAGGAAATGCTGAAGATGTTTACCATCATCCACAATCGGAGTATACGCAGCGCCTTTTAGCAGCCATTCCTAAAGTAAAGGCCTATTAG
- a CDS encoding TraB/GumN family protein, translating into MKKYLLLGFLLACVFVYGQNTQSKPRKYPSLLWEITGKGLTKPSYLFGTMHVSSKLAFHLSDSFYLGIRKADVVALETNPETWQKELRKYDHLEDAYRDMYSDGRYELLPQDYLHMRTLQVNRYESLIERALSSRPVIINNLLYRSHSDEASDFEEDTYLDLHIFQTGKRWGKRVCSVENFDESMRLTTEAYVDGMKDDKRKTQYEYNPDYSYDKLETAYRTGNLDLLDTINQINQQSAAFTEKFLYKRNEIQAASIDSILKTKATLFVGVGAAHLPGQRGVIELLRNMGYQLRPVKMGERNSHFKEEVDKVKVAVQVKKQVADDGFFQVDMPGELFANNSQLAIRQFQYADMANGSYYMISRIPTNAFLWSASIADVTRQVDSLLYENIPGKILTKKDIVRNGYPGFDIVNKTRRGDLQRNAIFITPFEVLIFKVSGTGEYVKSALEVNRFFNSIELKDYSTSWRPFMPAYGGFEATMPHDPYIDNINDSWYFSAADKKSGNSFQIQRTDIHNYDFAEEDGFDLNLMEESFSSSEFIDETVSRKFSTQYGYPALDVQYRHKDGSVSLVKYLIKGPHYYTIIAHGKKIDEQMKQFLSSFSIKPFLYKECKVQTDTSLHFKVSVPFSIAEEKTPTPSFDVRQLYRTAYRSADEALVDNGQFKEKVIQNDSTGERVYVAFYNAPFYYYEADSVKLKSADLTAMQEGWIVRSEKKYELPNAMKVREYVFTDTNSSRALWCKQFLKQGLWYMVAAETDTAAQQSLFLTQFFQTFRPSDTIQTIDPFVKKSSQFFDDYFSADSIRHKKALMNVSAMTFDANDLDQLKKAMGMLGWKEKNYLNTKKEFIGQLGLLTGKAVSDYLKQLYMAAGDTLELQHAILESLLTQQTVYSYSTFTNIILNEPPVLKIETSDYDDYNPSYYIKNTRRNKITVSGYPDKVDGAFLKNLSDSLQLTAGIFKDLLPLININDYEKPMTQLMQLLIDSNYLKAEEYDIYFVKFMMEAKQVWKKQSIGEKSKSIEAAQLQEDGDNGDKAADFNNKGNDQLNLYATLLIPFWDKYASVPAFMQQLLSSNDLQLKYNTMLLLLRHHRQVPDTLVHYFASRDDYRYELYNDLHKVDMYSLFPKTFESVEQLAKAKLMASNKYQRVDTLQLLDKIYVEHFGEKGYIYMYEYKNQKDDANWKIATVGLVPAAGNYVEIVPVIGSKYTDEDFDFTGYSAIKIDDDKPLVSQLQKLVQQMLNAKRKSAAEFYETDTDYMQSLFRRH; encoded by the coding sequence ATGAAAAAATATTTACTATTAGGATTCCTGCTAGCGTGTGTTTTTGTTTACGGGCAAAATACTCAAAGCAAGCCCAGAAAATACCCTAGTTTATTATGGGAAATAACAGGCAAAGGGCTTACTAAACCTTCCTACCTCTTTGGAACGATGCATGTTAGTAGCAAATTGGCCTTTCACCTGTCGGATTCTTTTTACTTAGGCATTCGTAAAGCAGATGTTGTAGCATTGGAAACAAATCCTGAAACCTGGCAAAAGGAATTGCGGAAATATGATCATTTAGAGGATGCTTATAGGGACATGTACTCAGACGGCCGCTACGAGTTGCTTCCTCAAGACTATTTGCATATGCGGACGTTGCAGGTTAATAGATATGAAAGTCTAATTGAACGAGCACTATCCAGCCGCCCTGTTATCATTAATAATCTTTTATACCGTAGTCATTCCGATGAGGCTAGTGATTTTGAAGAAGACACTTATTTAGACCTGCATATTTTTCAAACAGGAAAAAGATGGGGCAAAAGGGTATGTAGTGTTGAGAATTTTGATGAAAGCATGCGATTAACTACAGAGGCGTATGTTGATGGTATGAAGGATGATAAAAGAAAAACACAGTATGAATACAATCCAGATTATTCCTATGATAAGCTTGAAACCGCCTATCGTACAGGCAATTTGGATCTATTAGACACTATAAACCAAATCAATCAACAGTCGGCCGCTTTTACTGAAAAGTTTTTGTACAAGCGGAATGAGATACAAGCAGCATCTATTGATTCCATTTTAAAAACAAAAGCCACCTTATTTGTTGGCGTTGGCGCAGCCCATTTGCCTGGACAACGCGGCGTAATAGAGTTGCTTCGAAATATGGGTTATCAATTGAGGCCAGTGAAAATGGGTGAAAGGAATAGCCATTTTAAGGAAGAAGTGGATAAGGTGAAAGTGGCTGTGCAGGTAAAGAAACAGGTGGCTGATGATGGCTTCTTTCAAGTAGACATGCCTGGTGAACTGTTTGCCAATAACTCTCAACTAGCTATCAGACAATTTCAATATGCCGATATGGCAAATGGAAGTTATTATATGATAAGCCGTATTCCAACTAATGCTTTTTTATGGAGTGCGTCAATTGCTGATGTAACTAGACAAGTTGATAGTTTGTTATATGAAAATATTCCTGGGAAAATACTAACAAAGAAAGATATTGTGCGCAATGGTTATCCAGGGTTTGATATAGTGAATAAAACCAGAAGGGGTGATTTACAACGGAATGCAATATTTATAACGCCTTTTGAAGTATTGATATTTAAAGTAAGTGGAACAGGCGAGTATGTAAAATCGGCATTGGAAGTGAATCGCTTTTTTAATAGCATCGAGTTAAAAGACTATTCTACTAGCTGGAGGCCATTTATGCCAGCTTATGGTGGTTTTGAAGCTACTATGCCTCATGATCCTTATATCGACAATATCAATGATTCCTGGTATTTTTCGGCTGCTGATAAGAAGAGCGGTAATAGTTTTCAAATTCAGCGTACAGATATACATAATTATGATTTTGCCGAAGAGGATGGCTTTGATCTAAACTTAATGGAGGAAAGCTTTTCTTCTTCTGAATTTATAGATGAAACTGTTAGTCGCAAGTTTTCAACGCAATATGGCTATCCAGCTTTGGATGTACAATACAGGCATAAAGATGGGAGCGTATCGCTGGTGAAATATTTAATTAAAGGCCCCCATTACTATACGATAATAGCCCATGGTAAAAAAATCGATGAACAAATGAAGCAATTTCTGTCTTCATTTTCTATCAAACCATTCCTTTATAAGGAATGTAAAGTACAAACGGATACAAGTTTGCATTTCAAAGTATCAGTTCCATTTTCAATAGCAGAAGAGAAAACGCCAACTCCTTCTTTTGATGTAAGACAATTGTACAGAACGGCTTATAGGAGTGCAGACGAAGCCTTGGTAGACAATGGGCAGTTTAAAGAAAAGGTAATACAGAATGACTCCACAGGCGAACGTGTCTATGTGGCTTTTTATAATGCCCCTTTTTACTATTATGAGGCTGACAGCGTAAAATTAAAGTCGGCAGATTTAACAGCCATGCAAGAAGGCTGGATAGTGCGTAGCGAAAAGAAATATGAACTTCCGAATGCTATGAAGGTGCGGGAGTATGTATTTACTGATACCAATAGCAGCAGAGCACTTTGGTGCAAGCAATTTTTAAAGCAGGGGCTATGGTATATGGTCGCTGCAGAAACAGATACAGCTGCCCAGCAAAGTTTGTTTCTAACACAATTCTTCCAAACTTTTCGTCCGTCCGACACCATACAGACAATTGATCCATTTGTAAAGAAATCATCGCAGTTTTTTGATGACTATTTCAGTGCAGATAGCATTCGCCACAAAAAGGCATTAATGAATGTTAGCGCTATGACATTTGATGCTAACGATCTGGATCAATTGAAAAAGGCAATGGGGATGTTAGGCTGGAAAGAGAAGAATTATCTAAATACCAAAAAAGAGTTTATTGGACAACTAGGATTGCTCACAGGCAAAGCGGTAAGTGACTACTTGAAACAACTTTATATGGCTGCAGGTGACACTCTGGAATTACAACATGCAATTCTAGAGAGCTTGCTTACTCAACAAACTGTTTACTCTTATTCTACATTCACAAATATTATTCTCAATGAACCACCGGTGTTAAAAATAGAGACTTCGGATTATGATGATTATAATCCTAGTTATTACATTAAAAACACTCGTAGAAATAAAATTACGGTCTCTGGCTATCCAGATAAAGTTGACGGGGCTTTCTTGAAAAATCTTTCCGACTCTTTACAGCTGACGGCCGGGATATTTAAAGACCTGTTGCCATTAATCAATATAAATGATTATGAAAAGCCAATGACGCAGTTGATGCAACTATTGATTGACAGTAATTATTTAAAGGCTGAGGAATACGACATCTATTTTGTAAAGTTTATGATGGAGGCTAAACAGGTTTGGAAAAAACAAAGTATAGGTGAGAAAAGCAAATCGATAGAGGCGGCGCAATTACAGGAAGATGGTGATAATGGAGATAAGGCCGCTGATTTTAACAATAAAGGAAACGACCAACTTAATTTATATGCCACGCTGTTAATTCCTTTTTGGGATAAATATGCTTCTGTTCCTGCTTTTATGCAGCAACTACTTTCCAGTAATGATCTTCAATTAAAATACAATACAATGTTGCTGCTGTTGCGGCATCATAGACAAGTGCCGGATACATTGGTTCACTACTTTGCATCTCGCGATGATTACCGGTATGAACTGTATAATGACCTCCATAAAGTAGATATGTATTCGTTATTCCCTAAAACATTTGAAAGTGTTGAGCAGTTAGCAAAGGCGAAGTTGATGGCTTCTAATAAATATCAAAGGGTAGATACCTTGCAACTTCTAGATAAAATTTATGTTGAGCATTTTGGAGAAAAGGGTTATATCTACATGTACGAGTATAAAAATCAGAAGGACGATGCTAATTGGAAGATAGCAACCGTAGGTTTAGTTCCTGCCGCAGGCAATTATGTTGAAATAGTACCTGTAATTGGTTCAAAGTATACGGATGAAGATTTTGATTTTACTGGATACTCTGCTATCAAAATTGATGATGATAAGCCATTAGTCTCTCAATTACAAAAACTGGTGCAGCAAATGCTCAATGCTAAACGGAAAAGTGCAGCGGAATTTTATGAAACAGACACCGACTATATGCAAAGCTTATTTAGGCGTCACTAA
- a CDS encoding type I restriction enzyme HsdR N-terminal domain-containing protein, whose protein sequence is MIRKQWLLLTEEEWVRQNFINYLISVVNYPASLIAVEKELLLNGMKKRFDILVYNTSHQPWLLVECKAPHVSLSEDVLQQALRYNISVPVLYIIITNGTNTLGWSNAAGNLTLLNQLPSHA, encoded by the coding sequence TTGATAAGGAAACAATGGCTGCTCTTAACCGAAGAAGAGTGGGTACGGCAGAACTTTATCAATTACCTGATTTCGGTTGTTAACTATCCGGCTTCACTCATAGCAGTAGAAAAGGAATTGTTACTAAATGGTATGAAAAAGCGGTTTGACATCCTGGTATATAACACCAGCCATCAACCGTGGCTTTTGGTGGAATGCAAAGCGCCACATGTTTCACTATCTGAAGATGTCTTACAACAGGCGTTGCGCTATAACATCAGTGTTCCTGTTTTATATATTATTATCACCAATGGTACTAACACGTTAGGTTGGTCGAACGCTGCCGGCAATTTGACACTGTTAAATCAATTGCCTTCACATGCTTGA
- a CDS encoding CcmD family protein, producing the protein MKPKFLFLITGLLLNLLAFAQDTTIDMADTMRKEGKIYVVVAIILTIFAGIIFYLVRLDRKITKLEKEEKHNHFNK; encoded by the coding sequence ATGAAGCCAAAATTTCTGTTTTTAATCACCGGCCTGTTATTAAACTTATTGGCTTTTGCTCAAGATACTACCATAGACATGGCCGACACCATGCGAAAAGAGGGCAAAATTTATGTGGTTGTTGCTATAATCCTTACCATCTTTGCCGGAATTATTTTTTACCTAGTTCGCCTAGATCGAAAGATTACGAAACTAGAAAAGGAAGAAAAACATAATCATTTTAATAAATAA
- a CDS encoding AMP nucleosidase: protein MKTKEDIVKNWLPRYTGKALEDFGKYILLTNFSNYVRLFSEWTGATITGIDKPMQCATANGITIINFGMGSPTAATIMDLLTAIEPEAVLFLGKCGGLKKRNKLGDLILPIAAIRGEGTSNDYFPAEVPALPAFALQKAISTTIRDYEVDYWTGTVYTTNRRVWEHDEEFKEYLQNIRAYAIDMETATIFSVGFYNKIPTGALLLVSDSPMTPEGVKTEESDKKVTETFVERHLKIGIDSLKQLINGGLTVRHLRF, encoded by the coding sequence ATGAAAACAAAAGAAGACATCGTAAAAAACTGGCTACCCCGCTACACCGGAAAGGCATTGGAAGATTTTGGTAAATACATTCTTCTAACCAATTTTAGTAATTATGTGCGTTTATTCTCAGAGTGGACAGGTGCAACGATTACAGGTATTGACAAACCCATGCAGTGTGCAACTGCCAACGGAATTACCATCATTAACTTTGGTATGGGCTCGCCTACTGCAGCAACCATAATGGATTTACTAACGGCTATTGAACCGGAAGCTGTACTATTTTTAGGAAAATGTGGAGGCCTAAAAAAACGTAATAAGCTAGGCGACTTAATTCTTCCCATTGCAGCCATCAGAGGTGAGGGTACCTCCAATGACTACTTCCCTGCTGAAGTTCCAGCGCTACCAGCATTCGCCTTACAAAAAGCAATTTCCACTACGATCCGCGATTATGAAGTAGACTATTGGACGGGTACAGTATACACCACTAACAGACGGGTTTGGGAACACGATGAGGAATTTAAAGAGTACCTGCAAAATATACGTGCTTATGCCATTGACATGGAAACAGCTACTATATTCTCGGTTGGCTTCTATAATAAAATTCCTACAGGTGCGTTATTGTTAGTGAGCGACTCCCCCATGACACCTGAAGGTGTAAAAACCGAGGAAAGTGATAAAAAAGTAACCGAAACGTTTGTAGAACGCCATTTAAAAATTGGAATTGATTCGTTGAAACAATTGATTAATGGAGGTCTAACCGTTAGGCATTTGCGTTTTTAA
- a CDS encoding Glu/Leu/Phe/Val family dehydrogenase — MSANTDYSFFQSVIKSFDKAAKFTKWDPGVLEQIKECNSVYQMKFPVRMDDGRIEVIEAYRVQHSHHKTPCKGGIRFAAEVNQDEVMALAALMTYKCAIVNVPFGGGKGGLKISPKKYSVYELEKITRRYTAELVKKNFIGPGTDVPAPDYGTGEREMAWIVDTYQSLRPGEIDAAGCVTGKPVTQGGVRGRREATGLGIFYGIREVCSMPDVMGKLGLTTGLEGKRIIVQGLGNVGYHAAKFFQNAGAKIVALAEYEGAIYNDDKGLDVDAVFQHRKMTGSILNFDGATNFAKNTDALEYDCDILIPAALENVINGENAPRIKAKVIGEGANGPLTPEADEHFITKGTLVVPDMYLNAGGVTVSYFEWLKNLSHVRYGRMEKRFTENMNNHIVGQIEELTGKKVIDREREFIIHGPDEVDLVYSGLEETMITATREIMDEWKRNPQIPDMRTAAFVVAINKVGTSYAELGIFP; from the coding sequence ATGTCAGCAAATACAGACTATAGCTTCTTTCAAAGCGTGATCAAAAGCTTTGACAAGGCTGCTAAGTTTACAAAATGGGATCCAGGTGTTTTAGAACAAATCAAAGAATGTAACTCCGTTTACCAAATGAAGTTCCCTGTACGTATGGACGATGGCCGTATTGAGGTTATTGAAGCGTACCGCGTACAACACTCTCATCACAAAACACCTTGTAAAGGTGGTATTCGCTTTGCCGCTGAAGTAAACCAGGATGAAGTAATGGCACTGGCTGCATTAATGACCTATAAATGCGCTATTGTAAACGTTCCTTTTGGTGGCGGTAAAGGTGGTTTAAAAATTTCCCCAAAGAAATATTCTGTATACGAGTTAGAGAAAATCACACGTCGTTATACAGCTGAACTGGTTAAGAAAAACTTTATTGGACCTGGCACTGACGTTCCTGCTCCTGATTACGGAACAGGTGAGCGTGAAATGGCTTGGATCGTAGATACCTATCAAAGCTTACGCCCGGGAGAAATTGATGCTGCTGGTTGTGTTACCGGTAAGCCAGTAACTCAAGGTGGTGTACGTGGACGTAGAGAAGCAACTGGTCTTGGTATCTTCTACGGTATTCGTGAGGTATGTAGCATGCCAGATGTAATGGGCAAATTAGGCCTTACTACTGGTTTAGAAGGTAAGCGCATTATTGTGCAAGGTTTGGGTAACGTAGGTTATCACGCTGCTAAATTCTTCCAGAATGCTGGAGCTAAGATTGTTGCTCTTGCAGAATACGAAGGTGCAATCTACAACGATGATAAAGGTTTAGATGTAGATGCGGTATTCCAACACCGTAAAATGACAGGTTCTATCCTGAACTTTGATGGTGCTACCAACTTTGCTAAGAATACGGATGCTTTAGAGTACGATTGCGATATCCTTATCCCTGCTGCGTTAGAAAACGTTATCAATGGAGAAAACGCTCCACGCATTAAAGCTAAGGTTATTGGTGAAGGCGCTAACGGTCCTTTAACTCCGGAAGCTGATGAACACTTCATCACAAAAGGTACGCTGGTAGTTCCTGATATGTACCTGAATGCTGGTGGTGTAACTGTTTCTTACTTCGAATGGTTAAAGAACCTGAGCCACGTGCGCTATGGTCGTATGGAGAAACGCTTTACGGAGAACATGAACAACCATATCGTTGGTCAGATCGAAGAATTAACTGGCAAAAAAGTAATTGACAGAGAACGCGAGTTTATCATTCATGGACCTGATGAAGTGGATCTGGTATACAGCGGTCTGGAAGAAACCATGATCACTGCTACCCGCGAAATCATGGACGAGTGGAAACGCAACCCACAAATCCCTGATATGCGTACAGCTGCTTTTGTTGTTGCAATCAACAAAGTAGGTACTTCTTACGCTGAATTGGGTATTTTCCCATAA